CCACCCTACGGCCCAGTATGCCTCCCTGCCTATTGATCTCGTCCACCGCCATGCGCGCCGCCCGGATCTGGTCCAGCCCCTCCACCGAATAGGGTCCCGTGAGCGGATAGTTGATCCCCAGAAGGACCGGATCGGTATCAGGCATGGCAACGGCCTGAAGGGAAAAAAACAGGAAAGCGGCCCCCACGACCAGGACTCGGAACGCTCTCGCAGACCTTTTCTTGTCGCGATCAGACATGATCGTCCTCACCCCCTGGGCCCGGCCAGCCCCTCAATCGTCTTGATCCCCCTGTTCATGATCCGTGTCGTCGGACATGATCATGATCAGGACATCGTCGATGGTAGATACGGCCCGCATGGTTCCGGGATCGCCCAGGGCCCTTCCGGGCAAAAAAACCGTGCCCGAAAAACGATCCGAAAGATCGCCTTTCAATTCCTCGGGCTTGACGAAACTCAGCTTGCCGGCCGAGATCATGAGCATGTTCCCCCCGGACTTGTAGTTTGGGACGAGTATGCACTTCCGACCCTGGATACGGCCGCCCCGGATCAGTCCCCTGACCGTCTGGATCAGCAGGGTTTCATCCACCGGCTTGGGGATGGAGGCGTCCTGCCCCTGAATCTTGCGTCCGGGATAGGCCGAAAGAACGATCACCGGAATGTCCTTTGTGACCGGGTTGTCTCGCAGGTGCCGGATGGTCTCCCCTCCGTCCATACCAGGCATCATCAAGTCCATGACAATGCACTGGGGCAGCACTTCCTCGGCCACTTCCAGGGCCTTGCGTCCATCGGGCACGGTCACGATCCGGAACCCCTCGTCAGAGAACAATTGCGCCAGGTACTCCCGGATAGCCGAACTGTCGTCAACGGCCAGAACTATTGGGACCTGTGGGTCTCCGGCCCCGGAACTGACCGTCTTGATTTTCAGCGACATTTCCTTGACCGCCTGACCGGCCGTCGGAATGCGAAATCTAAAGGAGCTGCCCCGGCCGACCACGGACTCGGCCCAGATTCGACCCTTGTAGTGCTCCACGATTTCCTTGCAGATAGCCAGCCCCAGGCCCGTGCCGGAAATTTTCTGCCCCTGTCCCCTCTTCTCCAGTTGGTGAAACTTGTCGAAGATCTTGTTCACCTCGTCCGCCGGAATCCCTGGTCCAGTATCGACGACCCGAACCTCGACGAATTCGTTGTCCACGTTGACGGCCTCAACCGTGACCGAACCCCGATCCGTGAACTTGGCAGCGTTGCTCAAAAGATTGATCATCACCTGAAGCATCCGGTCCATGTCCACATAGACTGCCGGGAGATTCTCTTCCACCCGGATCTTCAACTCAACGCCTTCCTTGGCCTCAAACTGGGCCTGAAGCGAGTTTGCGGCGTGTAGAACAAACTCCGAAGCCTGAACAAGCTTGTCATGCCATTCGATCCTGCCGGCCTCGATCTTCGTCAGATCCAAAAAATCGTTGATCAGCCTGGTCATCCGCTCCCCCTCGTGGACCAGGATATTCAGGTTGCCAAGGATCTTCTCGCCCTGAGCCATGAGCTTTTCGTTGCCCTGGGCCAAGGGATGGAAATGGCGGGCGAAGGTCTTGCCGGTGATCTTGGCGAAGCCCAAAAGCGAAGTCAGAGGGGTGCGCAATTCGTGGGAAACCGAGGACAGGAAGGCCGACTTGATCTCGTCCAGATGCCGCAATTGCTGGTTCGAGAACTCCAGCTCCTCGCTCTTACGGGTCAGTTGTCTGGTCCGCTTGCGGATCAGGAACTCCAGGCTGGCGTGGCGCTTGATGAGAGCGACCACCATGTCCGTCTGGGTCACCAGGCCCACAAATCGGCCGGAGTCGTCGGTCACCGTAAGATGGCGAACGCCCAGGTCGTTCATCAGGGAGACTGCGTCGAAGGCGTAGACGCTCTCCTTGATCCCGTGGACCGGACCGCGCATGACCTCCTTCATCCTCTGATCGAGGACCTCCGGCCCGCCCGAAGCCAAACGACCGAGATCTCGCTCGGTGATGATTCCCACAGGACGTTCGTTCTCAACCACCGGGACACAACTGATGTTGTGGCCGAGCATGAGGTTCAGAGCCTCACGCACGGATGTTTCCTTCTGCGCCGTGAATATCTCCCTAGTCATGACCTCGCCCACGGTCTTGATCTCGGCCAGATATTCACGGCCCAGGCTGATCATCAGATCGGTGAAGGTCTTGATGCCCACTACCTTGCCACAAGCGTCGGTCAGCACCAAATGCCGAATCCGGTTCCCGCACATCCGGGAATAGACGTCGTAGAGGTCCTCGTTCTCCGAAACGGTGATCACCCTGGAGGTCATCACGTCCCGGACAAGATAGCCATCGAAGACGAGGCCGAACTTGAGAATGAAACGGACCAGATCCCGCTCGGTCAGGATGCCCACAGCCACATCCCCTCTGACCACGGGCAGGCATGAAATATTCTTGTCCCGCATCAGGGAGACGGCGGCCTTGAGCGTCTCCTCGGGGCCGATAACGTGAAGGTGTGTCGGCATGATCTTCCTTGGCGTTTCTTTGGTCATAGGTTCATCGCAGATCTGCAGGAAGCGGATTCTGACAGGATGGAGGCCGGCTAGGCTAACCCCAGCAGAACCTTGGACAAATCGAGCAGTTCGTCGGGATCGAAAGGCTTGGTCATATACCGGAAAGCCCCTGTTTCCAGGCCCTGCCTGCGGTCCGCCTCCTGGCCCTTGGCCGTCAGCAGGACGATTGTGATTCCCTGCAGGTCCGGATTGGAGGCCACGGCCTCGCAAACCTGATAGCCATTCATCCTGGGCATCATCACGTCCAAAAACACGAGATCCGGAAACTCGTGAACGATGACGTCCAAGGCCTCCTGACCATCCGAGGCCGCCAGAATGCGCACTCCGAAATCGTCCTCCAGCTCCTCCAAAGTCTGTTCCAGCAGCAGCCTGACATGCGCCTCGTCGTCCACGACGAGAATCTTCTTGCTCATTTCCTCGTTCCTTGCAGAGTCGCTCCGGAATATCGTGATCATTCTAAACAGTTTGCGGCCCTGTTGTCGAGTTCATATTCTGATAGATGACCGTCTGACATAAGGCAAAAAAAACCACGAACCTCCTCTGAGGAACGACTGAAATGGATTTTTGCCAAGCATCAGAAATATCAAAATAAACACAACAATTTCAAATTATTAAAAAATATAATTACTTGTTTTCCAGTCGTAGGCATTGCATAAAAAGCCCCTTCCGTGCAATATTTCAACCTAATGATATTCTAAAATTCGTTTTCAAAGAAGTTTCTCCGTGAGCGCATTCCGAATCAACCCTGTATTTTTAGCCGTTCTTGTAATCTTGACTTTCGTCCTAGCTGCCAAGGCTGAATCCAGACCCCATTCCACATTTTCCACGCAAGCCGATGGCCAAGTCGTGGTCGACGGCCTCGCTTTCGGCTCTATGCAAGCCTACCTGAACTCCGACTACTTTCGACTGTCCGGCAAACGCTGCGGAACCATGAGTCCCGAACGTATCGAAAGCGATCAGGGAAGCGCCCAGAAAAGCCTTTCCGACTGCACCACGGCACAAACCGTCATCCAAAACGAGTACTGGCCGAACACGGTTCTGACCATCCCGGTCGTGGTCCATATCATCCACAAAACCGATGGCACGGGAAATCTGGATGATGGCCGTATCAACCGCCAGATCGACGTCTTGAACAAAGATTATGCGGCCATGGCCGGGACCTTGGGCGAAGAAGGGTTTAATACCATGATCCAGTTCAGGCTGGAGACCGTCACCAGAACGGCCAACGACAACTGGTTCGACGACAACGACGAGGAGATCTACAAGACGGCCCTTGGCTGGGACCGGTCCCGCTACTGCAACATCTACGTCAACTCGGCCGGCGGCAACCTCGGCTACGCCTATTTTCCCCAGGACAGCCCCGGCGTTCGCGACGGTCTGGTCATTTTTTATGATGTCTTTGGAGGACGAAGGGAAGGCATTGCTCCGTACAACCAAGGCCGCACCGCCGTCCACGAAATGGGCCACTACCTGGGGCTCTACCACACATTCGAAGGCTACGAGGCCTGTCAGAACACCTACACCACCGGGGACCTGATCGTGGACACCCCGGCCGAGGCCGAAGATCATTACGGATGCACTCAGACCTCAACCTGCGCTTCGCCCGACCCCATCCACAACTACATGAACTACACCGACGACTCGTGCATGAACCAGTTCACTCGAGAGCAGGCCAACCGCATGGTCTGCTCGCTTCTCAATTATCGACCAGACCTCGCGGTCGATCCGCCGAAACCGAGGCCCATCACCCCTGTGTTCATGCTCCTCCTCGACGACTGACCCCACTGATCGCTTCGTCC
The sequence above is a segment of the Deltaproteobacteria bacterium genome. Coding sequences within it:
- a CDS encoding CBS domain-containing protein, whose protein sequence is MTKETPRKIMPTHLHVIGPEETLKAAVSLMRDKNISCLPVVRGDVAVGILTERDLVRFILKFGLVFDGYLVRDVMTSRVITVSENEDLYDVYSRMCGNRIRHLVLTDACGKVVGIKTFTDLMISLGREYLAEIKTVGEVMTREIFTAQKETSVREALNLMLGHNISCVPVVENERPVGIITERDLGRLASGGPEVLDQRMKEVMRGPVHGIKESVYAFDAVSLMNDLGVRHLTVTDDSGRFVGLVTQTDMVVALIKRHASLEFLIRKRTRQLTRKSEELEFSNQQLRHLDEIKSAFLSSVSHELRTPLTSLLGFAKITGKTFARHFHPLAQGNEKLMAQGEKILGNLNILVHEGERMTRLINDFLDLTKIEAGRIEWHDKLVQASEFVLHAANSLQAQFEAKEGVELKIRVEENLPAVYVDMDRMLQVMINLLSNAAKFTDRGSVTVEAVNVDNEFVEVRVVDTGPGIPADEVNKIFDKFHQLEKRGQGQKISGTGLGLAICKEIVEHYKGRIWAESVVGRGSSFRFRIPTAGQAVKEMSLKIKTVSSGAGDPQVPIVLAVDDSSAIREYLAQLFSDEGFRIVTVPDGRKALEVAEEVLPQCIVMDLMMPGMDGGETIRHLRDNPVTKDIPVIVLSAYPGRKIQGQDASIPKPVDETLLIQTVRGLIRGGRIQGRKCILVPNYKSGGNMLMISAGKLSFVKPEELKGDLSDRFSGTVFLPGRALGDPGTMRAVSTIDDVLIMIMSDDTDHEQGDQDD
- a CDS encoding response regulator, with protein sequence MSKKILVVDDEAHVRLLLEQTLEELEDDFGVRILAASDGQEALDVIVHEFPDLVFLDVMMPRMNGYQVCEAVASNPDLQGITIVLLTAKGQEADRRQGLETGAFRYMTKPFDPDELLDLSKVLLGLA
- a CDS encoding zinc metalloprotease, coding for MSAFRINPVFLAVLVILTFVLAAKAESRPHSTFSTQADGQVVVDGLAFGSMQAYLNSDYFRLSGKRCGTMSPERIESDQGSAQKSLSDCTTAQTVIQNEYWPNTVLTIPVVVHIIHKTDGTGNLDDGRINRQIDVLNKDYAAMAGTLGEEGFNTMIQFRLETVTRTANDNWFDDNDEEIYKTALGWDRSRYCNIYVNSAGGNLGYAYFPQDSPGVRDGLVIFYDVFGGRREGIAPYNQGRTAVHEMGHYLGLYHTFEGYEACQNTYTTGDLIVDTPAEAEDHYGCTQTSTCASPDPIHNYMNYTDDSCMNQFTREQANRMVCSLLNYRPDLAVDPPKPRPITPVFMLLLDD